The genomic stretch CAGGAACGTTTAAGAATCATGCGCGAAACCAATGATGGTTTTATGATTGCAGAGAAAGACCTGGAATTGCGTGGCCCAGGTGAGCTGCTCGGGACCAAACAGACTGGCGACATGAATTTCCGTGTGGCCAAACTGGAACGTGATGATCACCTGCTCAATCAGGCACATTATGTGGCTCAGCAGATGCTCAAGGATTATCCTGATCAGGCGGAGGCATTATTGCAACGCTGGCTACCGGAAGCACCGCGCTATGCCTATGTTTAAACTACTGGAACATGGAAAATCCTGGCTGACTCGCTTGCAGCCCTGCCAGCTGTGTCTGACTGATCATCAGTCCATTCATTCAGTCTGTGAAGATTGCTGGCGACAATTACCTTGGGCACATCAAACCATTCAACGGCAGGAAATGCAGTTCCAGATTGCCTGCGACTATGCTTACCCGATGGACCGGCTGATTCAACTGTTTAAATATGAACAGAAGCTGCATTTGCAAAATTTACTGGCAGGTGTGCTGTTAAGTTTAGACCTACCTAAAGTCAGTGCGATAGTACCGATGCCGATCTCGAATGAGCGTCTGGCTGAGCGCGGTTATAATCAATCTCTAGTGCTGGCCAAACATGTGGCAAAACAGTTGAATGTACCCATCTGGCAACCTGTTCGACGAATGAAACAACACTCGCAAAAGGGCCTAAGCCGGCTGGAGCGGATTGAAGACATCCAATCACAATTCCAGATCAGTACCATTTCCAAGCTACGGTATCGTCGGGTGCTGATTATTGATGATGTGGTGACGACCGGCAGCTCGATTCGAGCACTGAGCCAAACACTTGAACAACTGGGCTGTCAAAAAGTTTATGCAGCCTGTCTGGCAGGTGCTCAAATCTGAAAATTTAAGCTTGGGCGAGTAACTGCGACTTCACCCAAGGAATCACAATTTCAGTGGTCAAGGGTGCGAGTCGTAGCTCTTTTTCATCCAGATCGACCCATTTCATTTCGGCAATTTCCGCTTCAATTTTTGGTGCTTGATCCAGACTTACCCAATAGACATAACTCACCAGTTGATGATCTGGTTCATTCGCCGTCTGGGTTTCAAAACGCCCAATGAATTGCTGAATCTGCGCCTGTGTGCCAATCTCTTCCTGAATTTCACGCAACATCGTTGCTTCTGGTGCTTCATTTGGCTCCAGCTTGCCACCAACCTGCATAAAGCAGGACGTCCCTTTTTTGCGAACCACCAGCAGTTGCTGCGTTTCATTTAAAATAATGGCCGCAGCCACCGTAATCACGTTCATTTATTTTCTACAAATCATGCTGTGGACAGCTTATTTTACAAGATCTGTCTGATCGACCATACCCCATTTCGCTTCAGGCGGCTGATAACTTTCAAACTGGCGCAAAATATCATCCAGATTATCACTCACAATTAAAGCATCGCTAAAGCGCGCTTTGGTAAAACCTTTCTCAGTCGTCATATGGATAAATTTGAGTAAATCATCGTAAAAACCATCTACATTTAAAAAAGCACAAGGCTTTTTATGAATTCCCAACTGTGCCCAGGTCCATTGTTCAAAAATTTCTTCCAGGGTTCCAGCACCACCCGGAATGGCAATAAATCCCTGTGCCAGTTCCGACATGCGGGTTTTACGCTCGTGCATATTATCGACCACAAATAGCTCGGTAATATGCGGATGCGCCAGTTCACGATTGACCAGCTGTCTTGGAATTACGCCAATCACCTTGCCACCAGCAGCCAAAGCACTATCAGCAACAATACCCATCAAACCGGAACGACCACCGCCATAGACCAGCGTCTGATGCCTTGCTGCCAAGGTCTGGCCAACCTTTTCGGCGATCTCGGCATAGAGAGGATCCGAGCCCAGTGCTGAACCACAAAAAATTGCGATAGAATTCATTATTTCACTCTCCAATTGACGCTATATTGTACGAAATCGCTGCAAGCGCATTTTTTCCAAAAATAACTGCTTAATATCAGTGTTTTTATTCAATTCCTTGTCTAAAATACACCCATTCCAATTCACATACTGCGCCAGGGAGAAAAGACAGCATGCTTGAAGCCTTTTACGCCACAGAGCGCGGTAGCTTAGAAGATATCACGATTAACGGTGATTTCGACCTACATCCAGATTTAGTATGGCTTGATCTGATTGCACCTTCACAAGAAGAGCAGCAATGGATTCTAGATGCCTATGCGCAAAATTTACCGACCTTAAAATCGCTGGAAGATATTTCCTCGAGTGCCCGATTTTACCGTGATGATGACGGTATTTTGCATATCAGCACCTATTTTTTAACCAAAAATAAAAACTATCAGGTCGAGAACGAAAACGAAGATGAATCCAGCATGCTGGCGACGGTGCAAACCGTAGCATTCATTCTGCATAAGGACCGTCTGTTTACCTTGCGTGGCGAAAAGCTGGTGGCCTTTCGTGCCTTCCGTGCTCGTGCACGCCGCAATGATTATGAAATCGATTATAAAGATCCGACCTGGATTTTATTGGGCCTGCTCGAAGCCAAACTGGATGAACTGGCCGACATTCTGGAAGATGTCCATAAAGATTTAGAAAAATATTCAACTGAAGTGTTGAATAACCGTCATCGTGAACAGATTCTCGATCTGGATGACATGATTACCCGTCTGGCTCAACTGGAAGATATGCTCGGTAAAGCGCAGCTTTGTCTGATCGATTTACGTCGTGTTCTGACTTTCCTGTCTCGTCCACGCGCCTTGGGCAGTCATATTTATGATGCGGATATCCGAGAACTCAGTGAAGATGTGCGCTCGCTGGTTGAACATGATGCCTTCCTGTTCCAGAAAGTGCGCTTCCTGCTCGATACCACGTCCGGATTCATTAACACGGAACAGAACGATACGATTCGTCGATTCTCGATCTTGCCAAGTATGCTTGCACCGCCGATGCTGATCGCCAGTATTTATGGGATGAATACCGAAGTCCTGCCTTTTGCACAAGGCACCATGAGCTTCATTATGGTCAGTATTATTTTGATCGGCTTTTTAATCGGGCCATTAATTTACTTTAGATGGAAGAAGTGGATTTGAGCGAGCTTTAAAGCACTGCTTTTAAAGCGAAGTGCAAGAAACGCTCCTCATCTGATTCATGCTTATTGGAAAAGCAATAAAAAAGCACCTTTCGGTGCTTTTTTATTTACTGAATGATTTGTAAATCATCCTGTAAATGACAGGCCTGAATGATATTCATCATTTTAGTAGGGACAGCTTTAAACTGTAGTCCTTGCGCTTGAGGAGTCTGGCGCAACCAGCGCACCAATACTGCCAAAGCCAAAGTACTGCCACTTTCAAGCCCAGCCAGATTAACCACAAGCGGAAACTTGCTCTGCGACTGAACCACACGCAGACCATCTAAGTAATAGTCCTGCGCATTAGCATAGTCAATCTTGCCTGAAACCTGCAATTCCTGATCCTTGAATACAATCACGGCTCACCTATCTGATTATTTCTTGTCGATTGCAGCTTCTGCATCCGGTTTGAAGTTAGCAATAGCTTTATCTATGTTACCGCCATTACGTTTGACTGTCGCAGCAAACTGGTTACGGAATTGCAAACCTAGATCAATACCCGATACATTGATGTTGCGGATTTTCCATTGTGAACCTTTGTCCACCAGCTGAAACGCTACCGGAATTTTTTCGCCTTTATTATTAAAGTCGATGGTTACAACAGGGTTTTTGCTATTGCTAGCCTTGTATGGACGTACGCTATAGGTCTGATTGCTGAACTTGGAAAATGCAGAACCATAATTTTCAATGAGCGTTTCACGGAAATTCTTTTCAAACTGAGCGCGCTGTGCAGCCGTACTATACTGGTTCGTCGCATAAGTCCCCATCACAATACGCGTGAAAGACTGTGAATCAATGTATGGATCCAGATTCTGGCGGACAATCGCTTTTACCAGCGCTGGATTGTTCTGCAATTTGGCATTATCAGCTTTGAGGCGCTCAATCAAACCATCTGCCACTTTTTTAATAAAAGCAGGTGGTGCTTCAGACGGTGCAGCAAACACTGTACCAGCAACCATTGTTGAAAGAATGCTTGCTGCAAGCGTTTGTTTTACTAAAGTCTTCACTGAAATCTCCTCAATCTATTATTCAACAAATGCAGGTTCTGCATCAGTCGATTCTGAAACTGTCGCCTGTTCTGGGGCAGTTTCTTGACTATCTGACGATTTACCGGCACCGCCAGTAATGAACTTCGTCACTAAATCTTCAATTTCCATGGTGCCTTGGGTATTGGCAATCTGATCACCGCGTTTCAAATAGTTCAGACCACCACCTGGAATAATTTTCAGGTATTTTTCACCCAATAACCCATTGGTCGCTACCATAATATAAGCATCCTCATCAATATTGGTGATGGATTTCATGTTAGCTAACAGTTGTTTTTCCATGTCTTTTTGTTGCGCAGGGGTAGCCGTAGTATAGTCCGAACTATAACGTAACTCTTCCAACGCTTCCTGCTGAACCTGCTTTAACTGTTCAGTATTAAACGAAGTCAATGAGCCATCCAGGGTCATATGCACGGTCGCCAGACGCGTCACTGGATCCAGGGTAATATCATCCACCTGCCCCACTTTCACACCACTCAATGCCACTTTGGCACGCGGCTTGATCCCATTTACATTTTCAAAAGTCGCTGTCATTTTATAGCTGTCGGAAATATTGTGTCCGACCAGACCACTGACACGCATCGCCAGGAAAAATAAGGCAATACCAAACAAAATAACAAAAACACCAACGGCCAGCTCACTAGTACGTGATTTCATTAAACACCTCCGAACATGACCGCAGTCAACACAAAATCAAAGCCTAAAACGCACAGTGAAGAATACACGACTGTACGCGTTGTAGAAGTTGCAATACCTTCCGATGTCGGGACACAGGCATAGCCTTGATACACCGCAATCCAGGTACAAATTAATGCGAATACAAAACTTTTAATAATGGTGCCATTCAAGACATCTTTATAGAATTGCACGCTGCTTTCCATGCCGCTCCAATAAGCGCCTTCATCGGCACCCAGGAAATCTACCCCGACCATTTTACCGCCCATAATGCCAACTGCGGCAAAGATGACGGAAAGCATTGGCAAGCTAAAAATCCCTGCCCAAAGACGCGGCGAAATCACCCGCTTCAATGGATCGACACCGATCATTTCCATACTGGACAATTGTTCAGTAGCTTTCATCAGGCCAATTTCCGCAGTCAAGGCTGAACCGGCACGTCCTGCAAATAGCAAAGCAGCGACCACAGGTGCCAGTTCACGCAGCAAGGTCAACGCGACCGCTGTTCCTAGCATCGACTCACTACCAAAGGTCGACAAGATGCTAAACATCTGCAAACCAAGCACGGCACCAATAAACAGGCCAGAAACCACAATAATCAGCAGGGACAATACCCCAACCCGATACATCTGATAAATAAACAGCTTTACGCCAAGCCAGGTCGGCATGGAAAATAAAATCTGCAACAGCATCAGGGTCGCGACCCCAATCCCCTGTACACGTTCAATAACGCGTCTACCTAATGCGGCAATTGCATTCATGAACGAACCTCATCACTTAAATAAGCTTGATGACTAAACTGATAATCCACTGGACCTTCTACCGAACCGGTCAGAAATTGCTGTACAAAAGCAGACGGATGCGCTTTCAGCTCTGCCGGTGTGCCCTCGCCCTGAATTTTGCCTTCTGCCACCACATAGATGTAGTCTGCAATTGATAAAGTTTCTGCAACATCATGCGAGACAATAATTGTGGTTAAGTCCAGTGCTTCACGTAATGAACGGATCAGACGAGTCAAAACGCCCATCACAATCGGATCTTGTCCGGCAAAGGGTTCATCGTACATGATCAGCTCAGGATCCAGCGCAATCGCACGGGCCAAAGCCACGCGTCGGTTCATACCACCGGATAGTTCAGACGGCATCATCTGTTCTGCACCACGTAAACCGACTGATTCCAGCTTCAGTGCCACGATTTCCTTAATCAGATGTTCCGGCAATTTAGTATGTGCTCGAATCGGAAATGCGACATTTTCATACACGCTCATATCGGTAAACAAAGCACCGCTCTGAAACAGCATGCCCATCCGTGCACGTGCTGAAAAAAGTTCGGAACGTGACATCGTGGCAATATCCTTGCCGTCCAATAAAACCTGACCGTGCTCAGGAACCAGCTGCCCACCAATCAATCTTAATAAGGTGGTTTTACCAGTACCGGATGGTCCCATAATGGCGGTAATCTGCCCACGACGAATATTTAAACTCACGTCGTCATAAATCACGCGCTCACCCCGCTTGAAGCTCAGATTCTTGACTTCAATCAGAGATTGAGTATCTCGCGCTGTTTGATTTTTCATAGCTGAGTTTATTCCTGCATTTTTTCAGCATGCATACTATAAAGGAACGAAGTTCAAAATGTTAGCAGTTGAAAAAGATGGTTTAATATCATAAAAAAATGACAACAATGGATTATTTCGTATTTTTTATAATAAAAATATGCACTTAAGCTTGATTCAAGCACATTGATTAATTAAAAAGACTGTATAAATAATAGATAATATTACATAAAATCAAAGTCAATGCGATATATGGCATATACACCTCTATCAATTGAGATCGAAGAGCTAAGCTTTTCATATTAATAATTATCATAACCCTGACAAAATATGATTTAGTAGACATTTTACGTTAAAAAGCAAAAAACTCAATGCATAAAAAAACCGGTATTTCTACCGGTTTTTTTATCTTCATCTAGCGACTGAATTAGTCGTTAAATTTACGACGTGGACGATCTTCACCACCGAACGAACGTTCACCACGTGGCTTGTCATCAAAGTTGCGACGTACTGGACGATCACCGAAATCACGCTTTGGACGGTCATCACCGAATGAACGCGCTGGACGATCACCGAAACCGCCTTCACGACGTGGAGCTGAACGATCACCAAAATCACGTTTTGGACGATCACCATAACCGCCTTCACGAGCTGGTTTATAATCTACACGGTTGCCACGGTTGTCATCATTAGAACGAGGACGGTCACCAAAACCACCTTCACGACGTGGAGCTGGACGATCACCGAAGTCACGCTTTGGACGGTCATCAAACGAACGTTGTGGACGATCACCGAAACCGCCTTCACGACGTGGAGCTGGACGATCACCGAAGTCACGCTTTGGACGGTCATCAAACGAACGTTGTGGACGATCACCGAAACCGCCTTCACGACGTGGAGCAGGACGATCACCAAAGTCACGACGTGGACGATCTTCGCCAAATGCTGGACGTTCGCCACGAGGTTTGTCATCGAAGCTACGACGTGGACGATCATCACCGCCTTCACGACGTTTGAAGTTGCTTTCGCCTTCAAAACGACGACCGCCACCGAAACCACCACGACCGCCATCACGACGACCGCCATCACGGCCACGACCGCGACCAGCGCCATCACGGCTACCACGTGCAGGAGGTGGAGATGGCTCAAGACCTTCAATTTCAGATACGTTTAGACGCGCATCAAGGAAGTCTTCCAAAGCACGGATTTTACCGCGTTCACGGTAAGTCGCCAAAGTAATTGCTTTACCAGTACGACCCGCACGACCTGTACGACCGATACGGTGTACATAGTCTTCGTTCTTCATTGGAAGACCGAAGTTGATTACGTGTGAAATAGTTGGTACGTCAAGACCACGCGCTGCAACGTCAGTTGCAACCAGAATCTTCGCACGACCTTCACGGATGCTGCGTAAACGACGGTTACGAACAGTTTGTGGCATAGCACCGTGAAGCGCTACAACAGATAAACCTGCTTCAGCAAGCTCTTCAGCCAACATATCTGTGTCTTCTTGAGTTGACGCAAATACAACTGCTTGATCAACGTCTTCTTCGTTCAACCAGTGAGTAAGAAGTTTTTTCTTGTGCTCAAAACCGTCAGTCCAATGCAAAGTCTGAGTAATATCAGTATTTGTAGAGTGACCAGTTTCGATCGAAATACGCATTGGATCATTCATCATGCGTTCTGCAAGTGTAATGATACGTGGTGCAAAAGTCGCAGAGAACATAAGAGTTTGTTTGCGGTTTGCAGCCAACTCACCAATTGCTTCTAAGTCTTCAGAGAAGCCCAGGTCAAGCATACGGTCAGCTTCATCGACGATTAACGCGTCAACTTTATCCAATTTGATTTGACGACGATTCACCAAGTCAAGTAGACGACCTGGAGTTGCAACAACAACTTGCGCGCCTTTCAACTGTTGAATTTGTTTACCAAAAGGCATACCGCCCATGATTGCTGCAATACGAACACCTTTCATGTGACGTACAAATGCGATTGCGTCTTGACATACCTGTTGTGCCAATTCACGAGTCGGTGAAATCACCAAAATATTCGGTTGAGTAACCGCTTTCATACGGTCTTTAAACGGTACTAATGTATCTTGGTTTGCCAACGCATTTAACGTAGGCAGTAAGAATGCAGCAGTTTTACCAGAACCTGTTTGGCTTGACACAAGAAGGTCTTTGCCTTCAAGCGCAGCTGGAATCGCTTGTTCTTGTACAGGAGTAGGAGTAGTAAAGCCTAAAGCGTCGAGAGCCTGGGTTAGAGATTCGTCGAGGGAAAAATCAGCAAAAGTTTTGCTCATAGAGAGTATTCACCCTGAAGTGGGTGCTCCATTTAATAAATAACAATTATGGACATCGGCAAAAAGCGGCACAGCAAATAATGCTGAAAATATTAGGATTCAGCAGCGATCCGAGTAACGACGATGTGGATATAACGCACGCATGATTACGGCCGCAAACCTGAAGGAATCGCTTAAGCGATTGGGGCGCGAAGGATATGTCCTCTCTATGGACAGCACGCGCATACAATGATTAGAAGATAGTGTTCAGGTAAAGAACAGAAATTAAGTGCGTGGCGGAATTATAGCAGAATATTCCACAATGTCATTAAGTTTTAAAACTAATTTCCCTTATTCTTAATTTATTTATATATTTCTAATACTTAAAATATAATAAAAAATGTAACAGGCGGTATAAAAAGTCACTTTTCGCCAATTCACCTGATATTTCCAGTATTCAAGCAAAGATCAACAACTTTATATCAGTAACTGGTGACCTAGATTCCCATGCATAAAAAAGGCATCCCGAAGGACGCCTTTTCTCAATATTAGATCTGATTCATCTAAACCCGATTATTTTGCGGCTTCGCCCCAAGCAGGAACAACTGCTTGCATTAAAGGCTTCAGCATTTTCATTGAACAAGCCAAAACTTGACCATTTTCCATAGAGTCGCTACCACCACGTGCATCAACCACAGTACCGCCTGCTTCTTTCACGATCAATTCGCCCGCTGCGATATCCCAAGGTTTTAAACCAAGTTCGAAGTAAGCATCAAAACGGCCTGCAGCAACATAGGCTAAATCCAATGCCGCAGAACCTGAACGACGATATTGCGCGCCAGCTTCAGTCACGTTTAACAAACTTTGAAAATGGTTCTTGGCATAAGATACAACTTCGCCATAACGTTTAGCACGGTAAGCGTGACCAACAGCCATAAAGGTATTTTCCAGACTGTCTTTGACATTCACACGAATACGACGCTGGTTCATCATGGCACCACGACCACGACTGGCAGAGAATAGCTCATCTTTCACCGGGTCATAAATCACCCCGTGTTGAGTAATGCCTTTGTGCTGAACTGCGATAGAGATACAGAAATGCGGGAAACCGTTAATGAAGTTTAAAGTACCATCTAGCGGATCGATCACCCAACACCAATCGGCGTCATGACCCTTACCTTCCTGATAGCCAAACTCTTCACCAAGGAAACTGTGATTTTTATAGCTTTTACGTAGGGTATCGATGGTCAACTGTTCCAAATAACGATCTACACGCGTTACCGGACCATCAATTCCTTTTTCTTCGACTTGTAGATCGAGTTTATGACGATTCTGATGCGCTTTTAAAAGCTCTTGACCAACTAACTGAGCCGCACGCGCAGCCATCACCACCATAGGTTCCATTGAACACCCACTACAAATTTGAAGACACTGATAAAGAATAATGCATAAAAGCCCCGATATCTTAGCAAATATCAGGGCTTTTTTGGGAAAAATGTGTCTAAAATTTTTAAGATATTATGACAAGACGCTTTGCCCCAGGCTGGACCAAGCCTGATTGATCGATTTTTCAATGCCTTGCGCATCCAGACCCGCTTGCTGCAACATCTGTGCATGGGTCGCTTGCGCCATAAACGTATCATCCAGACCCAGATTCAACATCGGTTTGACAATCTGTGCTTCTGCCAGATATTCATTCACGGCACTACCTGCACCGCCCATCACTGCATGTTCTTCCACCGTGACAAACAGACTGGTGCTTAAAGCGAGATCATCGAGCATTTGAGTATCCAGTGGTTTGACAAAACGCATGTTAACCACACGCACGCCAATCTCATGTTTCACGGCAAATGCTTCAGCAGCGTCGACTGCAGCCTGTACCCGGCTACCAAATGCCAGTACAGAAATATATTCATCATACTGCCCATTAAAGCTGGCCACAATTTCCGCCTGACCGATCGGAATCTCGATCATCTTTTGCTGGATATCGACGCCCAGTCCATTGCCACGCGGATAACGTACCGCTGCCGGCCCTGGATACAAATACGCTGTATGCAGCATTTGACGGCATTCATTTTCGTCTTTCGGCGCCATGATCACGATATTCGGGATAGTACGCATATAGGCATAGTCATAAGCACCGGCATGCGTCGGGCCATCTTCACCAACCAGACCGGCACGATCAATACCGAAAGTAACATCCAGATTCTGCAAAGCCACGTCATGTACCAGTTGATCATAACCGCGTTGCAGGAAAGTCGAGTAAATTGCAACCACCGGCTTCAAGCCTTCACAAGCCATACCGGCAGCCAAGGTAACCGCATGCTGTTCGGCAATCGCGACATCAAAGAAACGTTCTGGATATTCTTTGGCAAATTTGACCATGCCTGAGCCTTCGCACATCGCAGGTGTGATTGCGAGCAAACGGGCATCTTGTGCCGCTTCATCGCAAAGCCATTGTCCAAATACATCCGAATATTTCGGTGCAGTATTGCTGGCGGCAACGGCGTTGATTTTGCTAATCGCGTGATATTTGATTTGATCGGATTCTGCCGGAGCAAAGCCTTTGCCTTTTTTAGTATAGACATGAATCAGGCGTGGGCCTTTACGCTTTTTCAGCGCATTAAAGACATGCACCAGCTGTTTGACATCATGACCATCGTACGGGCCAAAATAGTCAAAGCCAATGGCTTGGAATAAGTTATCTGCAGCATCGGTCGCTGCACTGTGCAAACGCGAGTTATACAACCATTCTGGATGTGGCTGTACATATGCCTCACCCTGCTCGGTAACATTAACGAACTCACCGCGCTCCCAAATGGCAGCCAGATGTTTGGCAAAACCACCGGTACTGCAAGAAATCGACATATCATTGTCGTTCAGCACCACCATCAGATCAGCACTGTGTGCCACGGCATCATTCAAGGCTTCAAAAGCCATACCTGCCGTCATGGCGCCATCGCCAATAATCGATACCACCTCACACGGATTATTCTGGTAACGACGTGCCAGCGCCATACCCAGACCAGCAGAAATCGCCGTCGAAGAATGCCCTACCCCAAAAGTATCAAACTCAGATTCTTCACGAGCCGGAAATGCAGCCAGACCGTCTTTGGCACGAATGGTGGTGAGCTGTTCACGACGACCAGTCAACACTTTATGCGGATAGGCCTGATGACCTACATCCCAGATCAGGCGATCATGTGGCGTATTAAAGCAATAGTGTAAGGCCACGGTGAGCTCAATTACACCGAGGTTGGCACCAAAATGTCCGCCACTTTGCCCGGCAGCATACAAAATGAATTGACGTAACTCATCCGCCACTTGTTCCAGCTGGCTTTGCTCGAGTGCACGCAGTTGCTCAGAATGATTGATCGCATCAAGCAACGGTGTTACAGGGCGTTGAGTTGGGATTTCTGTATACAGCATATTATGGCAAAGCCTTCTAAAGCCTGGCAAATCTAAAGCTAGGTCAATGGGGAGTACCCGATCATATAGCTGAATTGTAGCAGCTTCAATTCAGCTACGCTTCTAGCGATGCAATATTAAACAATGATCTCGTCGGGGTGAAAAATTGCAGCCTACGATTATCCTGAATAATCTTACTATTTATCAACTATTATCGTTCGCTTTCTACAAAAAAGAAAATCTATTGCAGAATTTCGACTTTGCAATTCTACCAATATTCAAGCATTACGCTATACTTTAGCCAATTTCAGGATTTAACGGGTTCAGCTGTGCCAATCGAATTTGTCGCAACGTCAAGATTACCTACCGCTCACGGTGAATTTAAAATTACTGTATTTCAAGACCCTAAGACTGGCGAAGAACATGTCGCACTTTCCAAAGGACTTGAAGAAGTATCAGATGAGCCGGTGGTGGTGCGTGTACATTCTGAATGTTTAACCGGTGACGCCTTTGCTTCACTCAAATGCGACTGTGGCCCGCAATTGCAAGCGACTTTAAAACTGATCAATGAATTAGGCCGCGGGGTCATTCTGTATTTGCGTCAGGAAGGTCGTGGTATTGGCCTGACCAATAAAATTCGCGCTTATGCCCTGCAAGATCAGGGACATGACACAGTAGATGCCAACCTGATGCTGAACCTACCGGCGGATGCACGCCAATACGACATGTGTAGCATTATGCTGGATCATTTACAGGTAAAATCGGTACGTCTCGTGACCAATAACCCTTCAAAAATAGAAGCCTTAAAAGCACAAGGCATTAATGTAGTCGATCGTGTACCGCTAACAGTAGGCTTAAACCCGTTTAATGAACAATATCTTAAGACCAAGCACGAACGCATGGCACATCTTTATCAAAAGGATGATTTTTAATATTTTTAAACTCCTTACCGCGTTATTTTAACTTCATCCCTCCAAACCTCCCTTTCTTGCGCTTCGACTTAAAGCCATACTTAAGTCTTGCTCAGGGAGGCTTTCCCTCTTTTTCTTAAAAATGGGGTTAAGGGGAGATTAAATCGTCATGGAAAAAATCCGGTTCTCAGGCATCCGTCGTTTTAAACGTAAATCAAAAGCCATACAAATATTGCGTACAAATGGTTTCCCTTTCTCCAGAATCGTGACTGACGAGTCTGAAAATTGAATTAAACCATCCTGTGCCATTTCCTCAAGCTGTTCCAAAACCTCATCAATTTGAGGAAAACGTAGCTCGGAATTTTCCCATGAGGTGCTAAAGCTGCACATCAAATTTAGAATATGTTGCCGAATGATCAGATCTTCCTGATTTAAGACATGTCCTTTAAATACCGGAATTTCATTGCGCGTTAGGCATTCATAATATTCTTCAATGGTTTTCACATTCTGGGCAAAGCTGTACCAGCTATCGCTG from Acinetobacter lwoffii encodes the following:
- a CDS encoding MlaC/ttg2D family ABC transporter substrate-binding protein, encoding MKTLVKQTLAASILSTMVAGTVFAAPSEAPPAFIKKVADGLIERLKADNAKLQNNPALVKAIVRQNLDPYIDSQSFTRIVMGTYATNQYSTAAQRAQFEKNFRETLIENYGSAFSKFSNQTYSVRPYKASNSKNPVVTIDFNNKGEKIPVAFQLVDKGSQWKIRNINVSGIDLGLQFRNQFAATVKRNGGNIDKAIANFKPDAEAAIDKK
- a CDS encoding LOG family protein is translated as MNSIAIFCGSALGSDPLYAEIAEKVGQTLAARHQTLVYGGGRSGLMGIVADSALAAGGKVIGVIPRQLVNRELAHPHITELFVVDNMHERKTRMSELAQGFIAIPGGAGTLEEIFEQWTWAQLGIHKKPCAFLNVDGFYDDLLKFIHMTTEKGFTKARFSDALIVSDNLDDILRQFESYQPPEAKWGMVDQTDLVK
- a CDS encoding CorA family divalent cation transporter yields the protein MLEAFYATERGSLEDITINGDFDLHPDLVWLDLIAPSQEEQQWILDAYAQNLPTLKSLEDISSSARFYRDDDGILHISTYFLTKNKNYQVENENEDESSMLATVQTVAFILHKDRLFTLRGEKLVAFRAFRARARRNDYEIDYKDPTWILLGLLEAKLDELADILEDVHKDLEKYSTEVLNNRHREQILDLDDMITRLAQLEDMLGKAQLCLIDLRRVLTFLSRPRALGSHIYDADIRELSEDVRSLVEHDAFLFQKVRFLLDTTSGFINTEQNDTIRRFSILPSMLAPPMLIASIYGMNTEVLPFAQGTMSFIMVSIILIGFLIGPLIYFRWKKWI
- the mlaE gene encoding lipid asymmetry maintenance ABC transporter permease subunit MlaE, with amino-acid sequence MNAIAALGRRVIERVQGIGVATLMLLQILFSMPTWLGVKLFIYQMYRVGVLSLLIIVVSGLFIGAVLGLQMFSILSTFGSESMLGTAVALTLLRELAPVVAALLFAGRAGSALTAEIGLMKATEQLSSMEMIGVDPLKRVISPRLWAGIFSLPMLSVIFAAVGIMGGKMVGVDFLGADEGAYWSGMESSVQFYKDVLNGTIIKSFVFALICTWIAVYQGYACVPTSEGIATSTTRTVVYSSLCVLGFDFVLTAVMFGGV
- a CDS encoding outer membrane lipid asymmetry maintenance protein MlaD, with protein sequence MKSRTSELAVGVFVILFGIALFFLAMRVSGLVGHNISDSYKMTATFENVNGIKPRAKVALSGVKVGQVDDITLDPVTRLATVHMTLDGSLTSFNTEQLKQVQQEALEELRYSSDYTTATPAQQKDMEKQLLANMKSITNIDEDAYIMVATNGLLGEKYLKIIPGGGLNYLKRGDQIANTQGTMEIEDLVTKFITGGAGKSSDSQETAPEQATVSESTDAEPAFVE
- a CDS encoding STAS domain-containing protein, which gives rise to MIVFKDQELQVSGKIDYANAQDYYLDGLRVVQSQSKFPLVVNLAGLESGSTLALAVLVRWLRQTPQAQGLQFKAVPTKMMNIIQACHLQDDLQIIQ
- a CDS encoding ABC transporter ATP-binding protein, whose protein sequence is MKNQTARDTQSLIEVKNLSFKRGERVIYDDVSLNIRRGQITAIMGPSGTGKTTLLRLIGGQLVPEHGQVLLDGKDIATMSRSELFSARARMGMLFQSGALFTDMSVYENVAFPIRAHTKLPEHLIKEIVALKLESVGLRGAEQMMPSELSGGMNRRVALARAIALDPELIMYDEPFAGQDPIVMGVLTRLIRSLREALDLTTIIVSHDVAETLSIADYIYVVAEGKIQGEGTPAELKAHPSAFVQQFLTGSVEGPVDYQFSHQAYLSDEVRS
- a CDS encoding ComF family protein, whose product is MPMFKLLEHGKSWLTRLQPCQLCLTDHQSIHSVCEDCWRQLPWAHQTIQRQEMQFQIACDYAYPMDRLIQLFKYEQKLHLQNLLAGVLLSLDLPKVSAIVPMPISNERLAERGYNQSLVLAKHVAKQLNVPIWQPVRRMKQHSQKGLSRLERIEDIQSQFQISTISKLRYRRVLIIDDVVTTGSSIRALSQTLEQLGCQKVYAACLAGAQI
- a CDS encoding NUDIX hydrolase — translated: MNVITVAAAIILNETQQLLVVRKKGTSCFMQVGGKLEPNEAPEATMLREIQEEIGTQAQIQQFIGRFETQTANEPDHQLVSYVYWVSLDQAPKIEAEIAEMKWVDLDEKELRLAPLTTEIVIPWVKSQLLAQA